A portion of the Actomonas aquatica genome contains these proteins:
- the rpoN gene encoding RNA polymerase factor sigma-54: MAGPGFSQSLSQRQTQSLVLAPQLRQSLKILQVAAMDLRTVIQEELQANPTLEELPMDGVSLDHETAAASGDSDSGSDSSHGDDGPSSGGDEMDFSKEFEILTKLDQDWRDYMSNAGGNQPHTSEDEEKRQHFFDSLVSETSLQEHLMSQAEMADVDDATIEAMQYLVGSLDDRGFLTQSIPDIALQTGLPLDAVQSAHALLKTCEPAGIGAADLKDCLALQLVAKGRGDSLAARIVRNHFPLLIRRRIPDIARRSGATLEDVQHAIEEIGTLDPAPGRRFADDSNRVVTPDVTVEKDGDEWKIELNSDYIPRLRISNTYKDLIAKGSLNRQERDYLRERIRSGRFLINSIEQRQQTIERITREIIKVQEPFFDEGVSKLRPLTMTQIADTVGVHETTVSRAIANKYIRTPHGVFDFKFFFTPGYQSDGGASVSNTSVKEMIHDLIDIEDRSRPHSDQDLVAKLQDKGIKIARRTVAKYREELGILPSNLRREYA; encoded by the coding sequence ATGGCCGGTCCCGGTTTTTCGCAAAGTCTTAGTCAAAGGCAGACGCAATCGCTCGTTCTGGCGCCTCAATTGCGCCAGTCGCTCAAGATCCTGCAGGTCGCTGCCATGGACCTGCGCACCGTCATCCAGGAGGAGCTGCAGGCCAACCCGACCTTGGAAGAGCTGCCCATGGACGGCGTGTCCCTCGATCACGAGACCGCCGCCGCCAGCGGCGATTCTGATAGCGGCAGCGACTCCAGTCACGGCGACGATGGTCCGTCCTCCGGCGGCGACGAAATGGACTTCTCCAAGGAGTTCGAAATCCTCACCAAGCTCGATCAGGACTGGCGGGACTACATGAGCAACGCCGGCGGCAACCAGCCGCACACCAGCGAGGACGAGGAAAAGCGCCAACACTTCTTCGACTCCCTCGTCAGCGAGACCTCGCTGCAGGAACACCTCATGAGTCAGGCCGAAATGGCCGACGTCGACGACGCCACCATCGAAGCGATGCAATACCTCGTCGGCAGCCTCGACGACCGCGGCTTCCTGACCCAATCGATTCCCGACATCGCGCTCCAGACAGGCCTCCCCCTCGACGCCGTGCAGAGCGCCCACGCCCTGCTCAAAACCTGCGAGCCCGCCGGCATCGGTGCCGCCGATCTGAAGGACTGCCTCGCGCTGCAGCTTGTCGCCAAAGGCCGCGGTGACTCCCTCGCCGCCCGCATCGTGCGCAACCACTTCCCTCTCCTCATCCGTCGTCGCATTCCCGACATCGCCCGCCGTTCCGGCGCGACCCTCGAGGACGTGCAACACGCCATCGAGGAGATCGGCACCCTTGATCCCGCCCCCGGCCGCCGTTTTGCCGACGACTCAAACCGCGTCGTCACGCCCGATGTCACAGTCGAAAAGGACGGCGACGAATGGAAGATCGAGCTCAACAGCGACTACATCCCGCGTCTCCGGATTTCGAATACGTATAAGGACCTCATCGCCAAGGGTTCCCTCAACCGCCAGGAGCGCGACTACCTGCGCGAACGCATCCGCTCCGGCCGTTTCCTCATCAATTCCATCGAACAGCGCCAACAGACCATCGAGCGCATCACCCGAGAGATCATCAAGGTGCAGGAGCCGTTCTTTGACGAAGGCGTGTCCAAACTGCGTCCGCTCACCATGACGCAGATCGCCGACACCGTCGGTGTGCACGAGACCACCGTGAGTCGCGCCATCGCCAACAAATACATCCGCACCCCGCACGGCGTCTTCGATTTCAAATTCTTCTTCACGCCCGGTTATCAATCCGATGGCGGCGCTTCCGTCTCCAACACCAGTGTGAAGGAGATGATCCACGATCTCATCGACATCGAGGATCGCAGCCGACCGCACAGCGATCAGGACCTCGTGGCCAAGCTACAGGACAAGGGCATCAAAATCGCCCGCCGCACCGTCGCCAAATACCGCGAAGAGCTCGGCATCCTCCCCAGCAACCTCCGCCGCGAATACGCGTAG
- the tsaD gene encoding tRNA (adenosine(37)-N6)-threonylcarbamoyltransferase complex transferase subunit TsaD, with amino-acid sequence MILAIESSCDESAVALFDPAHGLVGEWVHSQMALHEDYGGVVPDLATREHLRTIGPLLAEVGKQHNLTAVTRVVVTHGPGLAGCLAIGTSSAKALAVAQGVPLAGVNHLRGHTFSPFIALHAEAPERFDEAFAALLPHLGLIVSGGNTLLFKLDEARRITVISSTRDDAAGEALDKGAKLLGLGYPGGPRVEKLAAEGDATAFDFPRGIGKKAELDFSFSGLKTALRYQLEKMSLEEIEARKADLCASYQQAVIDALVRKAKLASRTETFRSVGLSGGVANNRTLRAAMQTMAERRHFKFLAAQPKHTGDNAGMIAFAAWVDPMVQDVAPAELAIHPSMPLAR; translated from the coding sequence GTGATTCTGGCGATCGAGAGTTCCTGCGACGAAAGCGCGGTGGCGTTGTTTGATCCCGCGCACGGCCTGGTGGGCGAGTGGGTGCACAGCCAGATGGCGTTGCACGAGGACTATGGCGGTGTGGTGCCGGATCTCGCCACGCGTGAGCACTTACGCACGATCGGACCGCTGTTGGCCGAAGTTGGCAAACAGCACAATCTCACGGCGGTGACGCGCGTGGTCGTCACGCATGGACCGGGATTGGCCGGCTGTCTGGCTATCGGCACCAGTTCGGCCAAGGCGCTCGCGGTGGCGCAAGGCGTGCCGCTGGCCGGAGTGAACCATCTGCGGGGGCACACCTTTTCGCCTTTCATCGCGCTGCACGCCGAAGCGCCGGAGCGATTTGATGAGGCCTTCGCTGCGCTCCTGCCGCATCTCGGCCTGATCGTATCGGGCGGTAATACGCTGCTCTTCAAATTGGACGAAGCGCGGCGCATTACGGTGATTTCGTCGACGCGCGACGATGCGGCGGGCGAGGCTTTGGACAAAGGTGCCAAGCTGCTGGGGCTGGGTTATCCCGGCGGTCCGCGGGTGGAGAAGCTGGCGGCGGAGGGCGATGCGACGGCTTTCGATTTTCCCCGCGGCATCGGCAAGAAGGCCGAGCTCGATTTCAGTTTTTCAGGGCTAAAAACGGCGCTGCGATACCAGCTGGAAAAAATGTCGCTGGAGGAAATCGAAGCGCGCAAAGCGGACCTGTGTGCGAGCTACCAGCAGGCGGTGATCGATGCCCTTGTGCGCAAGGCCAAACTGGCGTCGCGCACCGAGACATTTCGCAGCGTGGGGCTGTCGGGTGGCGTGGCCAACAATCGCACCCTGCGGGCGGCGATGCAGACGATGGCCGAGCGCCGGCATTTTAAATTCCTCGCCGCGCAGCCGAAGCACACTGGCGACAACGCCGGCATGATCGCGTTTGCCGCGTGGGTGGATCCGATGGTGCAGGACGTGGCGCCGGCCGAACTGGCTATTCACCCCAGCATGCCACTGGCGCGCTGA
- a CDS encoding S41 family peptidase produces MLKRILSLSVGMVVGTLIAMGLLHVVELLGLRQDAELRKASTYYRQVLQLVQEQYVDEAAAEDVNTLTREALVGMMENLDPHSSYLRASDFAHLQEDLDSQFGGIGVQIERREDQVVVVAPIAGTPGERAGILRGDVVLAVEGESMRGKTLNEVVERMRGKPGTSVQVSFGREGVDEPIELTIVREFIRVESVTDVRMLEGNIGYVRIVQFSEPTAEEMHAALAQLLGEGARALIIDVRNNPGGLLTSAADVLEPFFERGDLLVYTQGRQAEDREELRSRNEKDPIELPMAVLINAGSASAAEILAGALKDTGKAVVVGERSFGKGSVQTLFRLNEGEALRLTTARYYTPGGETIHERGVPPDVEVIMSPDEDRNVALQRLRPDLNDPAAFEERFGIAPVADRQLDAAQAILEAALLIEQKEEAAQP; encoded by the coding sequence ATGCTCAAACGGATTCTGTCCCTTTCAGTCGGCATGGTGGTCGGCACGCTCATTGCGATGGGCCTGCTGCACGTGGTCGAATTGCTCGGCCTGCGGCAGGACGCCGAGCTGCGAAAGGCGTCCACTTACTACCGGCAGGTGCTGCAGTTGGTGCAGGAGCAATACGTCGACGAAGCCGCGGCTGAGGACGTGAACACGCTGACGCGGGAGGCGCTGGTTGGGATGATGGAGAATCTGGATCCGCACTCGTCCTACCTGCGGGCGAGCGACTTCGCGCATCTGCAGGAGGATCTCGACAGTCAGTTTGGGGGCATCGGGGTGCAGATTGAGCGGCGCGAGGATCAGGTGGTGGTGGTCGCACCGATCGCGGGCACTCCGGGAGAACGCGCGGGCATTTTGCGCGGCGACGTGGTGTTGGCGGTCGAGGGCGAATCCATGCGAGGCAAAACGCTCAACGAGGTCGTGGAGCGGATGCGCGGCAAACCCGGCACGAGTGTGCAGGTGAGTTTCGGGCGTGAGGGGGTAGATGAACCGATCGAGCTGACGATCGTGCGGGAGTTTATCCGCGTGGAGAGTGTGACCGATGTGCGGATGCTGGAGGGCAACATCGGCTACGTGCGGATTGTGCAGTTTTCGGAGCCCACGGCGGAGGAGATGCACGCGGCGCTCGCCCAATTGTTGGGAGAAGGCGCGCGGGCACTCATCATCGATGTGCGCAACAACCCCGGCGGTTTGCTCACGTCGGCGGCGGATGTGCTCGAGCCGTTTTTCGAGCGCGGGGACTTGTTGGTTTACACCCAGGGACGTCAGGCGGAGGACCGCGAGGAACTGCGTTCGCGCAACGAGAAGGATCCGATCGAATTGCCGATGGCGGTGCTCATCAATGCCGGCAGCGCCAGCGCGGCGGAGATTTTGGCCGGCGCGCTCAAGGACACCGGCAAAGCGGTCGTGGTCGGCGAGCGCTCCTTTGGCAAAGGCTCCGTCCAAACCCTTTTCCGCCTGAATGAAGGCGAGGCGTTGCGCCTTACCACGGCGCGCTACTACACGCCGGGCGGTGAGACGATTCACGAGCGCGGCGTGCCGCCGGATGTCGAGGTGATCATGTCACCCGACGAGGACCGCAACGTGGCCCTGCAGCGCCTGCGGCCGGACTTGAATGATCCGGCGGCGTTTGAGGAACGCTTTGGTATCGCGCCGGTCGCGGACCGGCAGTTGGACGCGGCGCAGGCGATCCTCGAAGCCGCGTTGTTAATCGAGCAAAAGGAAGAGGCGGCACAACCGTGA
- a CDS encoding SAM-dependent methyltransferase: MGSSSQPHPTTPHIATQLRARAAADGFIPFADFMDVALYDPQTGFYTADRERVGQSAGTHFYTATSLGPVFGELVSAAAQHHLQRHHADPAAYRFIEIGSERGRTVLDGIEHPFAELVPLGVGTELKLSGPCIVFSNELFDAQPCRRFLRSGDAWLERGVTLDAQNQLHETTRPVAPADAIALRLPADALDGYELDLPIAADALAATIASQPWHGLFLAFDYGKSWHELSHETPQGTVRAYHHHRQSNALYDHIGEQDLTCHICWDTLGEALQKAGFSVDSALSQEAFFIKNTASTLARIMAAEASTMSPRKAGLMQLLHPSALGQKFQALTAWRDEA; the protein is encoded by the coding sequence ATGGGTTCATCGTCACAACCGCATCCCACCACTCCGCACATCGCCACCCAACTGCGCGCGCGTGCTGCCGCCGACGGCTTTATCCCCTTTGCGGACTTCATGGACGTCGCCCTCTACGACCCCCAAACCGGTTTCTACACCGCTGATCGCGAGCGCGTGGGTCAATCGGCCGGCACCCATTTTTACACCGCCACCTCCCTCGGCCCGGTTTTTGGCGAACTGGTCTCAGCGGCCGCGCAACATCATCTCCAACGGCACCACGCCGACCCCGCCGCCTACCGTTTCATCGAAATAGGCTCCGAACGCGGCCGCACCGTGCTGGACGGGATCGAACATCCTTTCGCCGAACTCGTGCCACTGGGCGTCGGCACCGAGCTCAAGCTCTCCGGCCCCTGCATCGTATTCTCCAACGAGCTATTTGATGCCCAACCCTGCCGCCGCTTCCTGCGCTCCGGCGACGCTTGGCTGGAACGAGGTGTGACGCTCGACGCGCAAAACCAGCTGCACGAAACCACCCGCCCGGTCGCTCCGGCCGACGCCATCGCCCTCCGACTTCCGGCCGACGCGCTCGATGGCTACGAACTCGATCTGCCAATCGCCGCCGATGCCCTCGCCGCCACCATCGCGAGCCAACCCTGGCACGGCCTCTTCCTCGCTTTCGACTATGGCAAAAGCTGGCACGAACTTAGTCACGAAACCCCGCAGGGCACGGTGCGGGCCTACCATCATCACCGCCAGAGCAACGCCCTCTACGACCACATCGGCGAGCAGGATCTAACCTGCCACATCTGCTGGGACACCTTGGGCGAGGCCCTGCAGAAGGCCGGATTTTCCGTCGATTCCGCCCTCTCGCAGGAGGCCTTCTTCATCAAAAACACCGCCTCAACCCTCGCTCGCATCATGGCCGCCGAGGCCTCCACGATGAGTCCGCGAAAAGCTGGGCTCATGCAACTCCTTCACCCCTCAGCACTTGGACAAAAGTTCCAAGCGCTAACGGCTTGGCGTGACGAAGCGTAA
- the rpmB gene encoding 50S ribosomal protein L28 produces the protein MSRICAITGKRPTTGSIIHRKGVAKKSGGIGTHVTKVTKRTFRPNLQRIRVKLPNGTIKRMWVSVKAIKAGLVQKV, from the coding sequence ATGTCCCGAATCTGTGCCATCACTGGAAAGCGCCCCACCACGGGCAGCATCATTCATCGTAAAGGTGTCGCCAAGAAGAGCGGCGGTATCGGCACGCACGTGACCAAGGTCACGAAACGCACCTTCCGCCCGAACCTGCAACGCATCCGCGTGAAGCTGCCGAACGGCACGATCAAGCGCATGTGGGTCTCCGTGAAGGCCATCAAGGCCGGTCTGGTCCAAAAGGTCTGA
- the fabF gene encoding beta-ketoacyl-ACP synthase II yields the protein MDTLPDSQRVVVTGLGAVHGLGHDPVAFWSSLVAGKPGVDRVALFDPEPFACQIGAEVRDWNVEEHMDPKEARRNDRYTHFGFVAAKQAVEDSGLDFDAENPDEIGVLVGSGIGGMLTYEQQLRRLVDGGPRKVSPFTIPALIGNICSGLIAIRYGVRGPNFGVVSACATATHAIGEAMHMIRRGDAKVMIAGGAEAAITPFAYASFCSMKAMSTRNDDPLTASRPFSQGRDGFVMGEGAGVLILESLEHAKARGARIYGEVAGYAATADAHHITMPDPEGKGLGMAMTRALKWAGVETTDVDYINAHGTSTPYNDKFETMAIKRLFGDHATKLAVSSTKSMTGHLLGAAGGIESIACLKAIEHQTLPPTINLHEPDPECDLDYVPNTAREAKVDTVLSNNLGFGGQNAAVVFRKV from the coding sequence ATGGATACCCTTCCCGATTCCCAGCGTGTGGTCGTCACCGGTCTCGGTGCGGTGCACGGTTTGGGCCACGATCCGGTGGCCTTCTGGTCCAGCTTGGTCGCCGGCAAACCCGGTGTTGACCGCGTTGCGTTGTTCGATCCCGAACCGTTCGCCTGCCAAATTGGTGCCGAAGTGCGAGACTGGAATGTCGAGGAGCACATGGATCCCAAGGAAGCGCGGCGCAACGACCGCTACACCCACTTCGGTTTTGTGGCGGCGAAGCAGGCCGTGGAGGATTCGGGTCTCGATTTTGACGCTGAGAACCCCGACGAGATCGGCGTGTTGGTCGGCTCCGGCATTGGCGGCATGCTCACCTACGAGCAACAGCTCCGTCGTCTCGTCGATGGTGGTCCGCGCAAGGTCTCGCCGTTCACCATTCCTGCCCTCATCGGCAACATCTGCTCGGGTCTCATCGCCATCCGCTACGGCGTGCGTGGTCCGAACTTCGGCGTGGTGTCCGCCTGTGCCACGGCGACCCACGCCATCGGTGAAGCGATGCACATGATCCGCCGCGGTGACGCCAAGGTCATGATCGCAGGCGGCGCAGAAGCGGCGATCACGCCGTTTGCCTACGCCAGCTTCTGCTCGATGAAGGCCATGAGCACGCGCAACGACGATCCGCTCACCGCCAGCCGTCCCTTCTCTCAGGGCCGCGATGGTTTTGTGATGGGTGAGGGCGCCGGCGTGCTGATTCTCGAATCGCTCGAACACGCCAAGGCGCGCGGTGCCCGGATCTACGGCGAAGTGGCGGGTTACGCGGCCACGGCTGATGCTCACCACATCACGATGCCCGATCCCGAAGGCAAGGGCCTTGGCATGGCCATGACCCGTGCGCTCAAGTGGGCTGGAGTCGAGACCACCGACGTGGATTACATCAACGCCCACGGCACCTCGACGCCCTACAACGACAAGTTTGAGACCATGGCGATCAAGCGTCTCTTCGGCGACCACGCGACCAAGCTCGCCGTCTCGTCGACCAAATCGATGACCGGTCACCTGCTGGGCGCCGCCGGCGGTATCGAAAGCATCGCCTGTTTGAAAGCGATCGAACACCAGACGCTGCCGCCGACGATCAATCTCCACGAACCCGATCCCGAGTGTGATCTCGACTACGTGCCCAACACGGCGCGTGAGGCCAAAGTGGATACGGTGCTGAGCAACAACCTCGGCTTCGGTGGTCAGAACGCCGCCGTCGTCTTCCGCAAGGTCTGA
- the acpP gene encoding acyl carrier protein, which produces MSDQKTIEQRVKEIIVNQLNVNEEQITPEASFLDDLGADSLDTVELIMAFEEEFKEEIQGEIPESDAEKLQTVGQVVDYIKGKAGNS; this is translated from the coding sequence ATGTCCGACCAAAAAACCATCGAACAACGGGTTAAGGAAATCATCGTTAACCAACTCAACGTGAACGAGGAACAGATCACTCCGGAAGCTTCGTTCCTGGATGATCTCGGTGCCGATTCCCTCGATACTGTCGAGCTGATCATGGCCTTCGAGGAAGAGTTCAAGGAAGAGATTCAGGGTGAGATTCCCGAGTCCGACGCCGAGAAGCTTCAGACCGTCGGTCAGGTCGTCGACTACATCAAGGGTAAGGCCGGCAACAGCTGA
- the fabG gene encoding 3-oxoacyl-[acyl-carrier-protein] reductase, whose amino-acid sequence MTFTDRTALVTGAGRGIGKAIAESLAAKGVKVICVSKNPASCGGVADAIKAAGGEAVARAVDVSDGPAVQAAAEELLKEFGKIDILVNNAGITRDGLLARMSEEDWDAVLQTNLTSCFHWTKAIGWPMCRNRWGRIVNISSVSGIMGNAGQANYSAAKAGMIGFSKTVAKEFARRNVTVNVVAPGFIKTDMTAELSEEVQKGVVEFIPMRRFGEATDIANATTFLCSEESSYITGQVFTVDGGMVM is encoded by the coding sequence ATGACGTTTACTGATCGCACCGCATTGGTGACGGGCGCTGGCCGTGGCATCGGCAAGGCCATCGCCGAGTCCCTCGCCGCAAAGGGCGTTAAAGTCATTTGTGTGTCCAAGAATCCCGCCAGCTGCGGGGGGGTCGCTGACGCCATTAAAGCCGCCGGCGGTGAAGCCGTCGCGCGGGCGGTTGACGTGTCCGATGGACCGGCCGTGCAGGCCGCTGCCGAAGAGTTGCTCAAGGAGTTCGGCAAGATCGATATCTTGGTGAACAACGCCGGTATCACCCGCGATGGATTGCTCGCGCGCATGTCCGAAGAGGACTGGGACGCCGTGCTGCAGACGAACCTCACCAGCTGCTTCCATTGGACCAAAGCCATCGGCTGGCCGATGTGCCGCAACCGCTGGGGTCGCATCGTCAACATCTCTTCTGTTTCCGGCATCATGGGGAATGCCGGCCAAGCCAATTACTCTGCCGCGAAAGCGGGCATGATCGGTTTCAGCAAGACGGTCGCGAAGGAATTCGCGCGCCGCAATGTGACCGTGAATGTCGTCGCTCCCGGCTTCATCAAAACTGATATGACCGCTGAGCTCAGCGAAGAAGTGCAAAAGGGAGTCGTTGAATTCATTCCCATGCGCCGCTTCGGTGAAGCCACCGACATCGCCAACGCCACGACCTTCCTGTGCAGTGAGGAGTCCTCCTACATCACAGGACAGGTTTTTACCGTTGACGGCGGTATGGTGATGTGA
- a CDS encoding proline dehydrogenase family protein translates to MLKTNSVDAPEAEATVRAIGEDLLNRMAEHPAPGLLSKSGAYARIMQWAMRDPAFKAQLFRFVDVLPVLRSSAEIVGHLREYLGDHAVVLHPALKAGLGAAGFAPKLVAGPVKAQVTDMARQFVAGETPRDLVKRIRSNTKRGIATTIDLLGETVVSEAEADVFLQRNLEVLTEVSAAMEKDGEGGFSDATSRGPLPRLNLSVKISALTPEVNPADPATSLRALKERLRPLLRRAIEVGAFINFDMESYKLKDLTFALFRSILEEAEFREQPAMGIALQAYLRSADADLDALIQWVRQQGRPITVRLVKGAYWDFETVLAEQRGWPVPVWSQKAQSDACFERLSTRLLEEHEWITAAFASHNVRSCAHAIAQAERLGLDPRDYEFQALYGMADDLKAALAATGHRVREYCPIGELLPGMAYLVRRLLENTSNEGFLSSAASGEVSAATLLRDPAADVTAEPAPPAATGFVNAPNRDFSQTAERERLAQAIEDVRAKLGQERPPIVGGRAIAPREWLESRNPADPAQVLGRWGVATIADADQAVAAAQKAWPQWRRTPVAERAGMLDRAADLMEARRSELTALIILEAGKPWPEADADVSEAVDFCRFYAAEMRRIDAPVLTQRVAGERNTTTWTARGVGVAIAPWNFPLAILTGLTVAPLVGGNAVIMKPAEQTTLIAGVCYDILREAGVPAEVLHFLPGRGEEIGAHLVAHPQISFVAFTGSRAVGTAIWEAAGRTLPGQTQLKKVVCEMGGKNALIIDDDADLDEAIPGALYSAFGFSGQKCSALSRLIVLDGIYDTFVERFVAACGSLQIGDPTDPGTLVGPVIDEEAQRKIRGCIDTGRGEARLAYQGTAPAHGWFIGPTVFTEVRPDHRIAQDEVFGPVVAILRARDLDEAIAWANGTDYALTAGLFSRRPSALRRAAAELEAGNIYLNRAITGAIVERQPFGGYRMSGGGTKAGGRGYLENFLVPRLVSENVLRRGFTPPDE, encoded by the coding sequence ATGCTTAAGACGAATTCGGTCGATGCCCCTGAAGCCGAAGCAACGGTGCGGGCCATCGGAGAAGACCTCCTCAACCGCATGGCGGAGCACCCGGCGCCCGGGCTCCTCTCCAAGTCCGGCGCTTATGCGCGGATCATGCAGTGGGCGATGCGCGATCCGGCCTTCAAGGCGCAGTTGTTTCGCTTCGTGGATGTATTGCCGGTGCTCCGTTCGTCGGCCGAGATTGTCGGCCATTTGCGGGAGTATCTGGGCGACCACGCGGTGGTGTTGCATCCGGCGCTCAAAGCTGGTCTGGGCGCGGCGGGATTTGCCCCGAAATTGGTGGCCGGGCCGGTCAAAGCGCAGGTCACCGATATGGCCCGCCAATTTGTAGCCGGCGAGACGCCGCGCGATTTGGTGAAGCGGATCCGATCCAACACCAAGCGCGGCATCGCGACCACCATCGACCTACTCGGCGAAACGGTGGTGAGCGAAGCCGAAGCGGATGTGTTTCTACAACGCAACCTTGAGGTTCTCACCGAAGTCTCCGCCGCGATGGAGAAGGACGGGGAGGGCGGGTTCAGCGATGCGACCAGTCGCGGTCCGCTGCCGCGGCTCAATCTTTCCGTCAAAATTTCGGCGCTCACACCAGAAGTGAACCCCGCCGATCCCGCCACCAGTTTACGTGCGCTGAAGGAGCGTCTGCGACCGCTGCTGCGACGCGCCATCGAGGTGGGGGCCTTCATCAATTTCGATATGGAGAGCTACAAGCTGAAGGACCTTACCTTCGCGCTCTTTCGTTCGATTTTGGAAGAAGCCGAATTTCGCGAACAGCCCGCCATGGGCATCGCGTTGCAGGCTTACCTGCGCTCGGCCGATGCCGATCTGGACGCGTTGATTCAATGGGTGCGGCAACAGGGTCGGCCGATTACGGTGCGTCTCGTCAAAGGCGCGTATTGGGATTTCGAAACGGTGCTCGCCGAGCAGCGGGGCTGGCCGGTGCCGGTGTGGTCGCAGAAGGCGCAGAGTGATGCCTGTTTTGAGCGCCTGTCCACCCGCCTGCTCGAAGAGCACGAATGGATCACGGCGGCCTTTGCGTCGCACAACGTGCGGTCCTGCGCCCACGCGATCGCGCAAGCCGAACGGCTCGGACTCGACCCGCGGGACTACGAATTTCAGGCGCTCTACGGCATGGCCGATGATCTCAAGGCAGCCCTCGCCGCCACGGGTCATCGGGTGCGCGAGTATTGTCCGATCGGCGAACTCCTGCCGGGCATGGCCTACCTCGTGCGCCGCTTGCTGGAAAATACCAGTAACGAAGGCTTCCTCAGCTCGGCCGCCTCCGGCGAAGTCTCCGCGGCGACCTTATTGCGGGATCCCGCCGCGGATGTGACTGCCGAGCCGGCGCCGCCCGCGGCGACCGGATTTGTCAACGCGCCCAATCGCGACTTCAGCCAAACGGCGGAACGCGAGCGTCTGGCGCAGGCGATCGAGGACGTCCGCGCCAAGCTCGGCCAGGAGCGTCCGCCGATCGTGGGCGGCCGCGCCATCGCGCCCCGCGAATGGCTCGAATCGCGCAACCCCGCCGATCCCGCGCAGGTGCTCGGCCGTTGGGGCGTCGCCACCATCGCTGATGCGGACCAGGCCGTAGCTGCCGCGCAAAAAGCGTGGCCGCAATGGCGACGCACGCCGGTGGCCGAGCGCGCTGGCATGTTGGACCGCGCCGCCGATCTGATGGAGGCGCGCCGCTCCGAACTTACCGCCCTCATCATTCTTGAGGCCGGCAAACCTTGGCCGGAAGCCGACGCCGATGTGTCGGAGGCGGTCGACTTTTGCCGTTTCTACGCGGCCGAGATGCGGCGGATCGATGCACCTGTGCTGACGCAGCGCGTGGCGGGTGAACGCAATACCACGACATGGACCGCCCGCGGCGTCGGGGTGGCGATCGCGCCATGGAATTTCCCCCTCGCCATCCTCACGGGTCTCACCGTCGCGCCGCTGGTCGGGGGCAATGCGGTCATCATGAAACCGGCGGAGCAAACCACACTCATCGCCGGCGTATGCTACGACATCCTGCGCGAGGCCGGCGTGCCGGCCGAGGTGCTGCACTTCCTCCCCGGGCGAGGTGAGGAAATTGGCGCGCATCTGGTGGCGCATCCGCAGATCAGCTTCGTGGCTTTCACGGGCTCGCGAGCGGTGGGCACCGCCATTTGGGAAGCCGCCGGGCGCACGCTGCCGGGCCAGACGCAGCTCAAGAAGGTGGTCTGTGAAATGGGCGGCAAGAACGCACTCATCATCGACGACGACGCCGACTTGGATGAAGCCATTCCTGGGGCGCTGTATTCAGCGTTTGGATTCAGCGGTCAGAAGTGTTCGGCCCTGTCGCGACTCATCGTGCTCGACGGCATCTACGATACGTTTGTGGAGCGTTTTGTCGCGGCCTGCGGCAGCCTGCAAATCGGCGACCCGACCGATCCCGGCACGTTGGTGGGGCCAGTCATCGACGAGGAGGCGCAGCGCAAGATTCGCGGCTGCATCGATACCGGGCGAGGGGAGGCGCGTCTGGCTTATCAAGGCACCGCGCCGGCCCACGGTTGGTTCATTGGGCCGACCGTGTTCACCGAGGTGCGGCCCGACCATCGCATCGCCCAAGACGAGGTTTTTGGACCCGTTGTCGCGATCCTGCGGGCCCGTGATCTCGATGAAGCCATCGCGTGGGCCAACGGCACCGACTATGCGCTCACGGCCGGTTTGTTCTCGCGGCGACCTTCTGCATTGCGTCGGGCCGCGGCTGAGCTCGAAGCGGGTAACATCTACCTCAATCGCGCGATCACCGGGGCCATCGTCGAACGTCAGCCGTTTGGCGGTTACCGCATGAGTGGTGGTGGCACCAAGGCGGGCGGCCGCGGTTATCTGGAGAACTTCCTCGTCCCGCGGTTGGTGAGTGAAAACGTGCTGCGGCGCGGCTTTACGCCGCCAGACGAGTGA